A single region of the Manihot esculenta cultivar AM560-2 chromosome 12, M.esculenta_v8, whole genome shotgun sequence genome encodes:
- the LOC110627969 gene encoding uncharacterized protein LOC110627969 isoform X2 produces MGKSDNAKFVFPLTSLQIGDLQSYLSDLSLFVALESNKLYILVDNRPWLRNLGSRPAHLWQLMVTKSRLSPFANTKAQRGRKEGKEACTDPSLSKSKEFKRWFSLLDATSLSRKRALLPVKNLQNSLFLSNELHRTLYGFIVFEVSWTNVRGINYLNELQTDTSLALESKIMLRWEFDSIEQAASCISLWFSGTVFEQLHLKEYLESAVGEIFYDARENFSRTIPIDDEDHICNDSLGVKDISLCCPGGSFSVHGTMENRASDPHTPPLSGPYKRRRVTKSTSTGVQVDFYSEDIQDEIEDLLDNSETSTNDCENTVEAKEYQDVLILFRFSDPDLPFKLREIVMSDLRLLTLLEAGLPSWVLFLQSYPGFCHLYRPWMCPLARTLYVLISIVTVLIGFYDLYKNVPVLKATASRLCGPLFDWVETWEMVSRIKYLGTMLFLHNFQKAVTWFLMVTRSTRSFFSMFTQPLVEPFMEISGFLLPIWNLLIEVVESSCSVVWVVTGSFFNIVIDLVELILWPLWVIFSMIWSIATTILYPIFWILGEILYAPIRMVLAIASSVALICAWISELIVDIWLSLSGIFQFASASEATMRTCEVSIWRSLWNDLFSQVFRALRSILNGFVAFFTACNRHRLSIYNHIQDFIQRMFGGAQTMQPSGHRHNRPTRASGTRSLADVNRKIHIS; encoded by the exons ATGGGGAAAAGCGATAATGCCAAATTTGTTTTTCCTTTAACTAGTCTCCAAATTGG AGACTTGCAGTCTTATCTTTCAGATCTTAGCCTTTTTGTGGCACTTGaaagtaataaattatatatcctGGTGGACAATCGTCCATGGTTGAGGAATCTTGGTTCACGGCCAGCACACTTGTGGCAATTGATGGTTACCAAG TCCAGATTATCTCCCTTTGCTAATACTAAAGCTCAAAGGGGGAGAAAAGAGGGAAAAGAGGCTTGTACTGATCCCAGTCTTTCAAAATCAAAGGAGTTTAAAAGATGGTTCTCATTGCTTGATGCAACAAGTTTGTCTCGAAAAAGAGCTTTGCTGCCAGTGAAGAACTTACAGAATTCTTTGTTTCTAAGCAATGAGTTGCATAGGACCCTATATGGTTTCATTGTGTTTGAAGTTTCTTGGACCAATGTTCGAGGTATTAACTACTTGAATGAGCTTCAG ACAGACACGTCTCTGGCTCTCGAATCTAAGATTATGCTGAGATGGGAATTTGATAGCATAGAGCAAGCTGCAAGTTGCATATCTTTGTGGTTCTCAGGAACAGTTTTTGAGCAGCTACATTTGAAAGAGTATCTAGAATCTGCAgtgg GTGAGATCTTTTATGATGCAAGAGAAAATTTCTCGAGGACTATTCCTATTGATGATGAGGACCATATCTGCAATGATAGTCTGGGAGTTAAGGATATTTCTTTATGCTGCCCAGGTGGCAGTTTTAGTGTACATGGGACCATGGAAAATAGAGCAAGTGATCCACACACTCCTCCTCTGTCAGGTCCATATAAGAGAAGAAGGGTAACCAAGTCCACTAGTACTGGAGTTCAAGTTGATTTTTATTCTGAGGATATTCAGGATGAAATTGAAGATTTGTTGGACAACTCTGAGACCTCTACCAATGATTGTGAAAACACTGTTGAAGCTAAGGAGTACCAAGATGTTTTGATTTTGTTTAGGTTCAGTGATCCTGATCTTCCTTTTAAACTGAGGGAGATAGTGATGTCTGACCTACGGTTACTTACTTTATTAGAGGCTGGACTTCCTTCATGGGTCCTCTTTCTTCAGTCATATCCTGGGTTTTGCCATCTTTATCGCCCCTGGATGTGCCCTTTAGCTAGAACTTTATATGTGCTGATCTCAATTGTCACTGTTCTTATAGGATTTTATGATTTATACAAAAATGTTCCAGTTCTCAAGGCAACTGCATCTCGTTTGTGTGGACCACTTTTTGATTGGGTAGAAACCTGGGAGATGGTATCAAGGATCAAATACTTGGGAACTATGCTATTTCTGCATAACTTTCAAAAGGCTGTTACATGGTTTTTAATGGTCACTCGTAGCACTCGATCTTTCTTTTCCATGTTCACCCAACCACTGGTTGAACCATTTATGGAGATTTCGGGCTTCCTCCTTCCAATATGGAATCTGCTAATTGAAGTGGTAGAGAGTTCTTGTTCTGTTGTTTGGGTCGTGACTGGATCATTTTTCAATATAGTCATTGATTTGGTAGAGCTTATACTGTGGCCTTTATGGGTTATTTTCTCAATGATCTGGAGCATTG CAACAACAATTTTATATCCCATTTTTTGGATCCTCGGAGAGATACTTTATGCTCCAATTCGGATGGTCCTTGCCATTGCCAGTTCTGTTGCCCTAATTTGTGCTTGGATATCAGAATTGATTGTAGATATTTGGTTGTCTCTGAGTGGAATATTCCAGTTTGCTTCAGCATCTGAGGCAACAATGAGGACTTGTGAAGTTTCCATTTGGCGGTCACTTTGGAATGATCTTTTTTCTCAG GTTTTTCGTGCACTCAGGAGTATATTGAATGGTTTTGTTGCCTTCTTCACAGCCTGCAATAGGCATCGCCTTAG CATTTATAATCACATACAGGATTTCATCCAAAGAATGTTTGGTGGAGCCCAGACAATGCAGCCCTCAGGTCATAGACATAATAGGCCAACACGTGCAAGTGGGACCCGCAGTCTG GCTGACGTAAATAGGAAAATTCACATCAGCTAA
- the LOC110627969 gene encoding uncharacterized protein LOC110627969 isoform X1 — MGKSDNAKFVFPLTSLQIGDLQSYLSDLSLFVALESNKLYILVDNRPWLRNLGSRPAHLWQLMVTKSRLSPFANTKAQRGRKEGKEACTDPSLSKSKEFKRWFSLLDATSLSRKRALLPVKNLQNSLFLSNELHRTLYGFIVFEVSWTNVRGINYLNELQTDTSLALESKIMLRWEFDSIEQAASCISLWFSGTVFEQLHLKEYLESAVGEIFYDARENFSRTIPIDDEDHICNDSLGVKDISLCCPGGSFSVHGTMENRASDPHTPPLSGPYKRRRVTKSTSTGVQVDFYSEDIQDEIEDLLDNSETSTNDCENTVEAKEYQDVLILFRFSDPDLPFKLREIVMSDLRLLTLLEAGLPSWVLFLQSYPGFCHLYRPWMCPLARTLYVLISIVTVLIGFYDLYKNVPVLKATASRLCGPLFDWVETWEMVSRIKYLGTMLFLHNFQKAVTWFLMVTRSTRSFFSMFTQPLVEPFMEISGFLLPIWNLLIEVVESSCSVVWVVTGSFFNIVIDLVELILWPLWVIFSMIWSIATTILYPIFWILGEILYAPIRMVLAIASSVALICAWISELIVDIWLSLSGIFQFASASEATMRTCEVSIWRSLWNDLFSQVFRALRSILNGFVAFFTACNRHRLSIYNHIQDFIQRMFGGAQTMQPSGHRHNRPTRASGTRSLKNCMQIVIIAGW, encoded by the exons ATGGGGAAAAGCGATAATGCCAAATTTGTTTTTCCTTTAACTAGTCTCCAAATTGG AGACTTGCAGTCTTATCTTTCAGATCTTAGCCTTTTTGTGGCACTTGaaagtaataaattatatatcctGGTGGACAATCGTCCATGGTTGAGGAATCTTGGTTCACGGCCAGCACACTTGTGGCAATTGATGGTTACCAAG TCCAGATTATCTCCCTTTGCTAATACTAAAGCTCAAAGGGGGAGAAAAGAGGGAAAAGAGGCTTGTACTGATCCCAGTCTTTCAAAATCAAAGGAGTTTAAAAGATGGTTCTCATTGCTTGATGCAACAAGTTTGTCTCGAAAAAGAGCTTTGCTGCCAGTGAAGAACTTACAGAATTCTTTGTTTCTAAGCAATGAGTTGCATAGGACCCTATATGGTTTCATTGTGTTTGAAGTTTCTTGGACCAATGTTCGAGGTATTAACTACTTGAATGAGCTTCAG ACAGACACGTCTCTGGCTCTCGAATCTAAGATTATGCTGAGATGGGAATTTGATAGCATAGAGCAAGCTGCAAGTTGCATATCTTTGTGGTTCTCAGGAACAGTTTTTGAGCAGCTACATTTGAAAGAGTATCTAGAATCTGCAgtgg GTGAGATCTTTTATGATGCAAGAGAAAATTTCTCGAGGACTATTCCTATTGATGATGAGGACCATATCTGCAATGATAGTCTGGGAGTTAAGGATATTTCTTTATGCTGCCCAGGTGGCAGTTTTAGTGTACATGGGACCATGGAAAATAGAGCAAGTGATCCACACACTCCTCCTCTGTCAGGTCCATATAAGAGAAGAAGGGTAACCAAGTCCACTAGTACTGGAGTTCAAGTTGATTTTTATTCTGAGGATATTCAGGATGAAATTGAAGATTTGTTGGACAACTCTGAGACCTCTACCAATGATTGTGAAAACACTGTTGAAGCTAAGGAGTACCAAGATGTTTTGATTTTGTTTAGGTTCAGTGATCCTGATCTTCCTTTTAAACTGAGGGAGATAGTGATGTCTGACCTACGGTTACTTACTTTATTAGAGGCTGGACTTCCTTCATGGGTCCTCTTTCTTCAGTCATATCCTGGGTTTTGCCATCTTTATCGCCCCTGGATGTGCCCTTTAGCTAGAACTTTATATGTGCTGATCTCAATTGTCACTGTTCTTATAGGATTTTATGATTTATACAAAAATGTTCCAGTTCTCAAGGCAACTGCATCTCGTTTGTGTGGACCACTTTTTGATTGGGTAGAAACCTGGGAGATGGTATCAAGGATCAAATACTTGGGAACTATGCTATTTCTGCATAACTTTCAAAAGGCTGTTACATGGTTTTTAATGGTCACTCGTAGCACTCGATCTTTCTTTTCCATGTTCACCCAACCACTGGTTGAACCATTTATGGAGATTTCGGGCTTCCTCCTTCCAATATGGAATCTGCTAATTGAAGTGGTAGAGAGTTCTTGTTCTGTTGTTTGGGTCGTGACTGGATCATTTTTCAATATAGTCATTGATTTGGTAGAGCTTATACTGTGGCCTTTATGGGTTATTTTCTCAATGATCTGGAGCATTG CAACAACAATTTTATATCCCATTTTTTGGATCCTCGGAGAGATACTTTATGCTCCAATTCGGATGGTCCTTGCCATTGCCAGTTCTGTTGCCCTAATTTGTGCTTGGATATCAGAATTGATTGTAGATATTTGGTTGTCTCTGAGTGGAATATTCCAGTTTGCTTCAGCATCTGAGGCAACAATGAGGACTTGTGAAGTTTCCATTTGGCGGTCACTTTGGAATGATCTTTTTTCTCAG GTTTTTCGTGCACTCAGGAGTATATTGAATGGTTTTGTTGCCTTCTTCACAGCCTGCAATAGGCATCGCCTTAG CATTTATAATCACATACAGGATTTCATCCAAAGAATGTTTGGTGGAGCCCAGACAATGCAGCCCTCAGGTCATAGACATAATAGGCCAACACGTGCAAGTGGGACCCGCAGTCTG AAAAATTGCATGCAAATTGTTATTATTGCTGGCTGGTGA